ATCAGAAAAATACCTTGGCTGAATATAACAAGCGGGTTGAAATGGCGgcagtttatatacatataatggaTGGTGGTGGGGTAGACTAGATACCAGCCGCCAAACAAAATTTCCGGTACATTGCAATTTGTGAGCGAAGAGCCGAGCTTCAAACCATTCTGCTTTATATTCTTCTAGTAGAAAGGCTGTAATATAGTCATTGTTAGCCACTATTTGCAGAATTACTCCATAGGTATCGCTAGCTAGACGAAAGGCGTCCCCAATGCTATATCTAAAACCTACAAAGCAAGACAGTGTAGAATAATCTTTGTGTTTTGaagatttgtttataaataagtgattgaataacaataacagtTCAATAGAGCTTACTTACAGCGTATCCCATTACTTACCAGATATTGTGATGGTGTTGCAGCATTGTGTGCAATCTCCCAAACTCTCCTGGATGTGCTCAGGTGGTTCAGGACTGTCTTCAGCGGTGCCTATCAAGAAAAAATTATCTTACTCAAAGCCTGTTCGataagttagagcagaaattagcCATAGCATTTAACAACAGCTATCTGTCTCAGGTGACAAAAACCAAGTGGATGATTCCTCAGAACACGTTACTGTAAAGCAGCGATTTCAAAACTCGATGCATGAGAACTATCAGGAAAGCCTATGACTACTGCACATGGTGACCGAAAAGCCAGTACTCCGATAGAGGAGTACTCTGATAACAAAATGACTCCAAAGTCTTCAGACAATACCTCAAAAGAGTACCCCAATTTCTAGAAATGTTCAGTAAACTAACATATTTCCATGCACGCACCAACTCCGTTACTCGAACACTATTGAGATATCAGCCACTGCAATACTTACGTGCGCCCTTGGTTTTGGCATTGTTGTGATGCAATACGCCATGCACATTGGCATCTGCCCAATCATGGCAAAACTCGAGTTGGTGTCTGTTACTTAGACTTAGCGGCACATTCTTAAAGTTTCTCATGCGTAATGATTTGAAGAACGCATGTTTAGCCTCCATCCTTAAGCACCAGGTTCCTCTTGGAAGACCAAATCTGGTAAACAGTTACATAAAGTTACATgaagtttaaagtttttatgtgaCAACTGATAATTACATAGTAAAATAATGCTTGAGATTGAGacatacttttaaaaaaaacatcactGTAAAGTGGGATGCTGAACCAACCGACATACCGCAGCCAGCGGACCGCTTGCCATTAAATTGGAATGACATGAAtcatgctatatatatttatactggcCTGATAAAATTATAGAGTTTTTGCCTGAGAACTCACTTCACTATGTAGTAGGGGATGTGTACCAAGTAATGCATCTTGGGAGTAATGGTGTGAGCTCCATATACGGTCACCCAGGTTTCTAGGTATAATTTTATTAGCGTTGCGGCGGTTGTAATCTGGTCTTTGTTGAACGAATATGCCAACAGAACGGAGGTAATTTCAACCATCATCAACAGCAGTCTGTATTCTGGAATCTCTTCAATATTGTGGCCAGCCAGTATTAAAGGTAGAAGAAAGCCCAAACAGATAGTTTGAGTTGCTGAAAAAAGAGTTATAGATTAGATCTACAAAAAGCATAAGTTGCGTGAAAaggaaaaatatattaaaatttgaaaaactattttacCTTATTTCTTACACGAAGCAACAAACATAATAGGactttaaaaaaatgctaaaatattgtagtgGTTTAGATTGGGAAAGTCGCTCCACAAATCACCAGTTTAGAATTTAGATCATTAGCATTCCTCATTGACTGTCGAAATCAAACAAAAACGTATTCAACTGCAGTAGGCTGAATACGAACCAGATTGACCAATTTTTCCGGTGTCTAGTCCATTGAAGCAAGATCTTTCCAAGCTACTGGGTGCATTTTTCTTGTCGTCTCCTCTGTATGGAAAGTTTTTGATGTGTTCATTCAATGACGATATAGAAATTATTCGGTTTTCCAGTAGCCTAGATACGAACCCCTTTATGGCATAAGGAAGAGTTCCTTCGCACACAATATGCATAATGTCAACAGGAATGCATTGGCAAACATCAAATCCATCGATCTTATCTAATATGGATAGCGAGTTGATTCCGTATCGCTTTGAGTATTCTACACGCTGCCGAGCAGGCATCTCTGGACCGAGAAGGAGACAGTGGCGACGGTGACTCTCTATGTCTCTCAGTCTAAACTCCGTGTGGTTAAACTGTAGCATGTTTAAAAGCAATAGAAAGCAATACAAAGTTTCGCATCACACTGACGAAAAGAACTAGAAATTCAGAAACTTAGCAACCACACACTAGTAGCGACGTGCGACAGCATTAACATAATCCCTGATTCAGCGCACGGAATAGCTTCTATTCAAGATAAAAGTCTTATGATAAGTGCATAACTAAAAAAGTTAACACAACAAGCACACTTCTGCAATAAACTGTATACCATAACACACAAACCTGTTGGATAATCTCTTGTGAGCTACCATAACACGTCCGACATTTCATGGCTGCCCCTCCCACTCCTTCTTTAAACCCTGCTACCATATTGGCTGCTGGAGTGTCGCCAATAAAAAAAAGCAAAGATCCTTTATAGATGTCCTTTCCGTCCCGATTCACAACTTCAATACCATCCTGAATAAAAGACATAGAATCTTTACTGTTTTATCCTTTTCAAACAAtggaataaaatacattttcgATCATAGACTTTTCATAAAGAAACTCTTTCACTAGCCAGAAAAGAGGTCAAATAACTTGAAGTTTAGATTCATTGCCAGGCTCTAGCTCCGGTTTTCAAAGCTAACCTATTACTATAAGAATATTATGATTACCTTCTTGAGTACATTAATTTCCTCGGCAAACTTTAGAAGGATAGCTTGGACTCCATATTCCTTAACGTCAGCAGAGTATGCCACAGCAAACAGGTGTATGAATTTCAATTGGGATCTGTGCTGAGGCGGGACATTCAGTAACGTCCAATAGAAAAGAGCTAACCATGAAAAACACAACAGTGTGAGatatgctgtttaaaaaaaaacaaatattgtaaaaccACGAAATTCTGTTCCTGAAAACATGCAGCAAAATTCCACTTTACCTATCTTGTGCTTTTTTCTTTTGGAGCCAATTGGATTCACCTAGAAAAATATGACGATTATCAAAAGAATATGACCTCAAACCAACGCATGTGATAAggatcaacaaaaatgaaaactatTGAGTATTTGAAAAGCCATGTACGACGGTCAGTGATGGGACCTGAACATCTGCATGTTGACACAACCGAAACATAAAtggtaaatttatttatagGCCTACGCAGAATTATGCCCAATTCTTCTGTGTTAGATGAGCACTTAAATTTGAGAAGGCAGTAGTCGCCAATAAGTTTTGTGTAGCATAGTTGAAGGGCTTTATGATCCTTAAATCAACACACTTTTATTTGAGCTGACATACCACTTCAATATCATCATAATAGGCTGCTACCATTATCTTTTGCCCGTCAGCAAAAA
The sequence above is drawn from the Watersipora subatra chromosome 5, tzWatSuba1.1, whole genome shotgun sequence genome and encodes:
- the LOC137396323 gene encoding uncharacterized protein, producing MLYSCSICGFSHNSNKVFTLHVIRVHKHDPRFRITCFCGMSYGSYLSYRRHVRRKHKDTETHIESMPLEPVVEPVLDPDPQSPHHRNNEQTVRPPSLEKNCAKFMLSLATSNIPNVHIEKIGSTVTELLNEQKRLLTDTVQKEHGIDVGGLFPCHGFTRLATQHTRMRYFKEKFNLIESTPIRYNNTARRPFYYVSVLSTLQIMLDSPEIRNVVQFPIFSPDGAIKDCIDADYAQNSDFFADGQKIMVAAYYDDIEVVNPIGSKRKKHKIALFYWTLLNVPPQHRSQLKFIHLFAVAYSADVKEYGVQAILLKFAEEINVLKKDGIEVVNRDGKDIYKGSLLFFIGDTPAANMVAGFKEGVGGAAMKCRTCYGSSQEIIQQFNHTEFRLRDIESHRRHCLLLGPEMPARQRVEYSKRYGINSLSILDKIDGFDVCQCIPVDIMHIVCEGTLPYAIKGFVSRLLENRIISISSLNEHIKNFPYRGDDKKNAPSSLERSCFNGLDTGKIGQSATQTICLGFLLPLILAGHNIEEIPEYRLLLMMVEITSVLLAYSFNKDQITTAATLIKLYLETWVTVYGAHTITPKMHYLVHIPYYIVKFGLPRGTWCLRMEAKHAFFKSLRMRNFKNVPLSLSNRHQLEFCHDWADANVHGVLHHNNAKTKGARTAEDSPEPPEHIQESLGDCTQCCNTITISGFRYSIGDAFRLASDTYGVILQIVANNDYITAFLLEEYKAEWFEARLFAHKLQCTGNFVWRLVSSLPHHHPLYVYKLPPFQPACYIQPRYFSDPEFVDTV